Proteins encoded together in one Terriglobia bacterium window:
- a CDS encoding carboxypeptidase regulatory-like domain-containing protein yields MTKIKIVSFLTVVVLILTMFVSGCGKKSEPTEQAAAPAQKAPTAIDQATVGSIIGKIAYSGAKPSPKVIHMDTEAACVSANTGPVYTQELEVNSNNTLKDVFVSVTGGLDNYAFAVPTTPATLDQRGCTYHPHVLGVMAGQALQVLNSDNTTHNIHPMPKENPEWNTSMPPKAQPLDKKFNRPETMIPVKCNVHPWMKAYIGVVKNPFFSVTGDDGSFEIKGLPPGDYTVSAWQEKLGTQTMKVTVGPKETKTVDFSFKGE; encoded by the coding sequence ATGACCAAAATCAAAATTGTCTCATTCCTAACCGTCGTTGTCCTGATCCTGACGATGTTTGTTTCGGGTTGCGGCAAGAAGTCTGAACCCACTGAACAAGCCGCCGCCCCCGCGCAGAAAGCGCCAACGGCGATCGACCAAGCCACGGTCGGAAGCATCATCGGCAAGATCGCCTACAGCGGTGCGAAACCCAGTCCAAAAGTGATTCACATGGACACGGAAGCGGCCTGCGTGTCGGCGAATACCGGTCCCGTGTACACCCAGGAACTGGAAGTGAATTCCAACAACACCTTGAAGGACGTGTTTGTGTCGGTGACCGGGGGGCTGGACAATTACGCCTTCGCGGTCCCCACCACGCCCGCCACGCTCGATCAGAGGGGCTGCACTTATCATCCCCACGTTTTGGGGGTGATGGCTGGGCAGGCCCTCCAGGTCCTGAACAGTGACAACACCACGCATAACATCCATCCCATGCCGAAGGAGAATCCGGAGTGGAATACCTCCATGCCGCCTAAGGCACAGCCGCTGGACAAGAAGTTCAATCGGCCCGAGACGATGATTCCAGTGAAGTGTAATGTGCATCCGTGGATGAAGGCCTACATTGGGGTCGTGAAGAATCCTTTCTTCAGCGTGACGGGAGACGACGGAAGTTTTGAGATTAAGGGCTTACCCCCGGGGGACTATACCGTCTCGGCGTGGCAGGAGAAGCTTGGAACTCAGACGATGAAGGTCACGGTCGGGCCGAAAGAAACCAAGACCGTGGATTTTTCATTCAAGGGCGAGTAG